From a region of the Gossypium raimondii isolate GPD5lz chromosome 10, ASM2569854v1, whole genome shotgun sequence genome:
- the LOC105776569 gene encoding rop guanine nucleotide exchange factor 5: MEPLLKKKGDWSESVSGSNGGESKESSSNSSSSGSSSDKVRGSGSPPLLGWPIRRAITTTPSKNSDVCNGDDDKVGNQVDKFKKIGSRINEIDMMKERFAKLLLGEDMSGSGKGVCTALAISNAITNLCATIFGQLWRLEPISEEKKSMWKREMEWLVCVSDHIVELIPSWQNFPDGSKLEVMTCRPRSDIVINLAALRKLDTMLVDILDSFTNTEFWYVDQGIIAPDADGSASFRQTLQRQEEKWWLPVPRVPAGGLSDDSRKQLNHTRECTNQILKAAMAINSISLTEMEVPDSYLDTLPKNGRACLGDLIYRYITSDQFSAECLLDFLDLSSEHVALEIANRVEAAIYVWRRRSHSKPPINPNRSTAKSSWEMVKDLMVDGDKREFLAERAETLLLCLKQRFPGLTQTTLDTSKIQCNKDVGKSILESYSRVLESLAYNIVARIDDLLYVDDLTKHSDKLSSVPTVSVITHKKVSIPYTVPVLNSSTPYKTSISTPSFSPAPLISPAKGERSPFLKENNHNSNNNIIKPHRRGFGVKRVLTNYLGVDTKAKICGNPTTDSTSILKNSNSTENTGNQKGHQIISKQSSANQNGTKTRQIPPRYTVT, encoded by the exons ATGGAGCCATTGTTGAAGAAGAAAGGTGATTGGTCTGAATCAGTGAGTGGTTCCAATGGTGGTGAGTCTAAAGAGAGTAGTAGTAACAGTAGTTCAAGTGGATCAAGTTCTGATAAGGTTAGAGGTTCAGGTTCACCTCCTCTTTTGGGTTGGCCTATAAGGAGAGCTATTACTACTACTCCTTCAAAGAACTCAGATGTTTGTAATGGGGATGATGATAAAGTTGGTAATCAAGttgataagtttaaaaaaattggttctaGGATTAATG AGATTGATATGATGAAGGAGAGATTTGCAAAGTTGTTGCTTGGTGAAGATATGTCAGGTTCTGGAAAAGGAGTTTGCACAGCTTTGGCTATTTCAAATGCCATTACCAATCTCTGTG CTACTATTTTTGGGCAATTATGGAGATTGGAGCCTATATCTGAAGAGAAAAAATCCATGTGGAAAAGAGAGATGGAATGGCTTGTTTGTGTTAGTGACCATATTGTTGAGCTTATACCATCTTGGCAAAATTTTCCAGATGGAAGCAAGCTTGAg GTGATGACTTGCAGGCCTCGATCGGATATTGTCATTAATCTTGCCGCGCTTCGTAAACTTGATACCATGCTTGTT GATATCTTAGATAGTTTTACCAACACTGAGTTCTGGTATGTTGATCAAGGGATTATAGCCCCCGATGCTGATGGCTCGGCTTCCTTCCGACAAACGTTGCAACGCCAGGAGGAGAAGTGGTGGTTACCCGTGCCCCGTGTACCTGCAGGTGGTCTCAGTGATGATTCGAGAAAGCAATTGAATCACACCCGGGAGTGCACAAATCAAATACTGAAAGCTGCAATGGCCATCAACAGCATTTCGTTAACGGAAATGGAAGTTCCGGATTCGTACTTGGATACTCTTCCAAAG AATGGAAGAGCTTGTTTAGGTGACCTAATTTATAGGTATATTACTTCGGATCAATTCTCGGCCGAATGTTTGCTTGATTTCCTGGATTTATCCTCTGAACATGTTGCTCTCGAGATTGCAAACCGCGTAGAAGCTGCAATATATGTATGGCGTCGAAGATCTCATTCGAAGCCTCCTATTAACCCAAACCGATCCACTGCAAAATCATCATGGGAAATGGTGAAGGACCTTATGGTTGATGGAGACAAGAGAGAATTTCTAGCAGAAAGAGCTGAAACTCTCTTGCTTTGCTTGAAGCAACGATTCCCGGGTTTGACTCAAACTACATTAGATACCAGCAAAATCCAATGCAACAAG GATGTTGGAAAGTCCATTCTTGAAAGCTATTCAAGAGTTTTGGAAAGCCTTGCATACAACATCGTTGCACGTATTGACGATTTGCTATATGTAGATGACTTAACGAAGCATTCAGACAAGTTATCATCAGTTCCTACGGTTAGTGTAATCACACACAAAAAGGTTTCCATCCCGTATACGGTACCAGTCTTGAACAGCAGCACTCCCTACAAGACATCGATCTCTACACCAAGCTTTTCACCCGCACCGCTAATCAGCCCTGCAAAGGGAGAAAGATCTCCTTTTCTCAAGGAGAACAACCACAACAGCAACAACAACATCATTAAGCCGCATCGCCGAGGCTTCGGAGTGAAGAGGGTCTTGACTAATTATCTCGGGGTTGATACGAAAGCAAAGATATGTGGTAATCCAACAACAGATAGTACATCAATCCTCAAGAACTCCAACAGTACAGAGAACACAGGGAATCAAAAGGGTCATCAAATCATATCGAAACAATCATCGGCGAACCAGAATGGGACCAAAACACGACAAATTCCTCCACGATATACGGTCACTTGA
- the LOC105776571 gene encoding uncharacterized protein LOC105776571: MTTSIHVTALDSVVNVNSLFTLAVFIGLAWNPYDPSNTLVEPNSGCAPTSKIAEDLIKFHVYSFSSFLFSSLVALAIKQAIKLSKPHTFNIHVTFRGSEFLEHVDVNKTLLRVGMVVSGAGSVAGCVFLMLALVNVVQIKVGTLACGSGHAFAAVVPLVILVPLALLIYVCVGLYAFTR, translated from the coding sequence ATGACAACCAGCATCCACGTCACTGCTTTGGACAGCGTCGTGAACGTAAACTCCCTTTTCACACTCGCCGTTTTTATCGGTTTAGCTTGGAACCCATACGATCCCAGCAACACACTCGTAGAACCAAACAGCGGATGTGCCCCAACATCAAAAATCGCCGaggatttgattaaatttcaTGTCTACTCCTTCAGTTCTTTCCTTTTCTCCAGCCTCGTAGCTTTAGCTATCAAGCAAGCAATCAAGCTTTCCAAACCCCATACTTTTAACATCCATGTTACTTTCCGTGGATCCGAGTTTTTGGAACATGTTGATGTTAATAAGACTTTGCTTCGGGTCGGTATGGTGGTTTCGGGTGCTGGGTCAGTTGCGGGTTGTGTTTTTTTGATGTTGGCTTTGGTTAATGTTGTTCAGATCAAGGTTGGGACTTTAGCTTGTGGGAGTGGACATGCTTTTGCGGCGGTTGTTCCTTTGGTTATTTTGGTTCCTCTTGCCCTTTTGATCTATGTTTGTGTTGGACTTTATGCTTTTACTCGTTAA
- the LOC105776572 gene encoding uncharacterized protein LOC105776572, whose protein sequence is METPVKYMCILVFVVSMTIAGFNGVDGTSNYYGPCGKHDIEKEAQKLAPCTYAAKYFRAPVSERCCTIMEKKLNNPSCLCAILQSRTAYNAGVRPEAAVTIPKRCNIAVRPVGHKCGAFPFV, encoded by the coding sequence ATGGAAACTCCGGTGAAGTACATGTGCATTCTTGTGTTTGTTGTGAGTATGACCATTGCAGGGTTCAATGGAGTGGATGGAACTAGTAATTATTATGGTCCCTGTGGGAAACATGACATCGAGAAGGAGGCTCAGAAGCTGGCTCCATGTACATACGCAGCTAAATATTTCAGAGCTCCTGTTTCCGAGCGTTGCTGCACTATAATGGAGAAAAAACTCAACAATCCAAGTTGCCTTTGTGCTATTTTGCAATCTCGTACGGCATACAATGCGGGAGTGAGGCCAGAAGCTGCGGTCACCATTCCAAAACGCTGCAACATTGCTGTTCGTCCTGTCGGTCACAAGTGTGGAG